The following are encoded together in the Deinococcus soli (ex Cha et al. 2016) genome:
- the aroA gene encoding 3-phosphoshikimate 1-carboxyvinyltransferase, whose product MSADGLPEKFDVIVHPAAELRGELRAQPSKNYTTRYLLAAALAAGESRVVGVATSEDAEAMLRCLEDWGAGVELVGGDAVIRGFGSSPRAGVTLNPGNAGAVARFLMGVAALTTGTAFVTDYPDSLGRRPQGDLLEALSRLGARVQSREGTLPVSISGPVRGGVVEVSAERSSQYASALMFLGPLLPGGLELRLTGNIKSHAPLRQTLDTLAAFGVQASASDDLSRITIPGGQAYRAGRVLVPGDYPGSAAILAAAATRPGELRLSNLREHDLQGEREALDVLREMGADLTREGDTVVVRGGRPLHAVTRDGDGFTDAVQALTAAAALAEGTTTWENVSTLRLKECDRISDTRRELEALGLTVTETQDSLTVTGTPSLAGGVTADGHGDHRMIMLLTVLGLGAQSPIRITGAHHIRKSYPMFFRHLETLGARFEYPEATRA is encoded by the coding sequence ATGAGTGCGGATGGCCTGCCGGAGAAGTTTGACGTGATCGTGCATCCCGCCGCCGAGTTGCGGGGAGAGTTGCGGGCGCAGCCGAGCAAGAACTACACGACGCGGTACCTGCTGGCGGCGGCGCTGGCGGCTGGGGAGTCGCGGGTGGTGGGCGTGGCGACCAGCGAGGACGCCGAAGCGATGCTGCGCTGCCTGGAGGACTGGGGTGCGGGTGTGGAGCTGGTGGGTGGGGACGCCGTGATCCGGGGCTTCGGGAGCAGTCCGCGTGCGGGTGTGACGCTGAATCCGGGGAATGCGGGGGCGGTGGCGCGCTTCCTGATGGGCGTGGCGGCCCTGACGACCGGCACGGCGTTCGTGACGGACTACCCGGATTCGCTGGGCAGGCGGCCGCAGGGGGACCTGCTGGAGGCCCTGTCGCGCCTGGGTGCGCGCGTGCAGAGCCGGGAGGGGACGCTGCCGGTGTCCATCTCGGGTCCGGTGCGGGGCGGCGTGGTGGAGGTCAGTGCGGAGCGCAGCAGCCAGTACGCCAGCGCGCTGATGTTCCTGGGGCCGCTGCTGCCCGGCGGGCTGGAGCTTCGCCTGACGGGGAACATCAAGAGCCACGCGCCGCTGCGGCAGACGCTGGACACCCTGGCGGCGTTCGGGGTGCAGGCGTCCGCCAGTGACGACCTGAGCCGCATCACGATTCCGGGTGGGCAGGCGTACCGGGCGGGCCGCGTGCTCGTGCCCGGGGATTACCCGGGCAGCGCGGCGATTCTCGCGGCGGCGGCCACCCGTCCCGGCGAGCTGCGCCTGTCGAACCTCCGCGAGCACGACCTGCAGGGCGAGCGGGAGGCCCTGGACGTCCTGCGCGAGATGGGCGCCGACCTGACCCGCGAGGGCGACACGGTGGTCGTGCGCGGCGGGCGGCCCCTGCACGCGGTCACGCGCGACGGGGACGGCTTCACGGACGCCGTGCAGGCCCTTACGGCGGCGGCGGCGCTGGCCGAGGGCACGACCACCTGGGAGAACGTGTCCACGCTGCGCCTGAAGGAATGTGACCGCATCAGCGACACGCGCCGCGAACTGGAGGCGCTGGGCCTGACCGTCACCGAGACGCAGGACAGCCTGACCGTCACGGGCACGCCCAGTCTCGCCGGGGGGGTCACGGCCGACGGGCACGGCGACCACCGCATGATCATGCTGCTGACCGTGCTGGGCCTGGGCGCGCAATCTCCCATCCGGATCACGGGCGCGCACCACATCCGCAAGAGCTACCCGATGTTCTTCCGGCACCTCGAAACGCTCGGGGCGAGGTTCGAGTACCCGGAAGCCACG